In Synechococcales cyanobacterium T60_A2020_003, one genomic interval encodes:
- a CDS encoding DUF2993 domain-containing protein, which translates to MTLLAPVGVISESLVEDALRDRLSSAESLQVRIDNVPTHQLLEGRVDRVRIAGRGLYPLPDARIALLDIETDPIDVQMDQVRQGHLRLEEPLQMAMHVVITEDDLQTALQSEAVIEQLQDWSEDIFGEGIDGYDLVDPKVQFLGDRRLQVKVQLQGRSPDVDPIAISAAVTIDALGAQVQLLDPQITIDNEPLPDELVNPVVQGLNQQLDLRSLENEGITARLLDWELTPDTLSIVAFVKAEPKALR; encoded by the coding sequence ATGACTCTACTTGCGCCCGTTGGGGTGATTAGCGAAAGCCTAGTGGAAGATGCCCTTCGCGATCGCCTTTCGTCTGCCGAATCTCTCCAGGTGCGGATCGATAATGTGCCGACGCATCAACTTTTGGAAGGACGGGTCGATCGGGTACGGATTGCAGGTCGAGGACTGTATCCATTACCGGATGCGCGAATTGCACTGCTGGACATCGAAACCGATCCCATTGATGTGCAAATGGATCAAGTACGCCAGGGGCACCTCCGACTGGAGGAACCGCTGCAAATGGCGATGCATGTGGTAATTACAGAAGATGACCTGCAAACCGCGCTGCAATCAGAAGCCGTGATTGAGCAGTTGCAAGACTGGAGTGAGGATATTTTTGGTGAGGGCATAGACGGGTATGACCTAGTTGACCCCAAAGTACAGTTTTTGGGCGATCGCCGCCTCCAGGTGAAGGTGCAACTCCAGGGGCGATCGCCCGATGTGGATCCCATTGCCATTTCCGCTGCGGTCACGATCGACGCCTTGGGAGCCCAGGTACAGCTTCTCGATCCTCAAATTACGATTGATAACGAACCCTTGCCGGATGAACTCGTCAATCCCGTTGTGCAGGGCTTAAATCAACAGCTTGATCTGCGATCGCTAGAAAACGAAGGGATCACCGCCCGTTTGCTAGACTGGGAATTAACCCCCGATACGCTATCAATAGTGGCTTTTGTCAAAGCGGAACCCAAAGCATTGCGATAG
- a CDS encoding GerMN domain-containing protein: MQDPNVRDREPSTAPSWKIIAGLVAAVVLVGGGAAVWTMNSANAPGTNPVESTDGTAVNPSDPSETAVPQEAMIQAYVLEIDGNSFKLVPASVPTSSTEPAEQLKDSFKYILSPDQVETGFSEIPAGTKLLNLTIEDDGVHVDLSSQFTQGGGSASMTGRLGQVVYTASSLDPTASVWISVDGKPLEVLGGEGLMVDQPMTRASFDQNFPL; the protein is encoded by the coding sequence ATGCAAGATCCGAACGTGCGCGATCGCGAACCCAGCACTGCCCCCTCTTGGAAAATCATTGCTGGCCTGGTTGCGGCTGTGGTTTTGGTCGGTGGAGGGGCAGCCGTTTGGACCATGAACTCTGCGAACGCTCCTGGAACCAATCCGGTGGAGTCTACGGACGGTACCGCCGTCAACCCGTCCGATCCGTCTGAAACAGCGGTTCCACAGGAAGCAATGATTCAGGCCTATGTCCTGGAAATCGATGGCAACAGCTTTAAGCTGGTGCCTGCCAGCGTGCCCACCAGTAGCACGGAGCCAGCCGAGCAATTAAAGGACAGCTTCAAGTACATCCTGTCGCCCGATCAGGTGGAAACTGGGTTCTCAGAAATTCCAGCGGGGACGAAACTGCTGAACCTCACCATAGAGGACGATGGCGTGCATGTGGATTTGTCCTCCCAGTTCACCCAAGGGGGAGGCAGCGCCTCCATGACCGGACGCTTGGGACAAGTGGTATACACAGCCTCTAGCCTTGATCCAACTGCATCTGTATGGATTTCGGTAGACGGCAAGCCGCTAGAGGTGTTGGGAGGTGAGGGGTTGATGGTAGACCAGCCCATGACCCGCGCCAGCTTCGATCAGAATTTCCCGCTGTAG
- a CDS encoding substrate-binding domain-containing protein, with translation MTTADRFADVSKVPTGLFSYGGSTTWAPIRGFADPAIQSALSGFQLRYVDPASGAPGSSAGIRMLLDGQLSFAQSSRPLTDEEYQRATQRGGRCSKLPSP, from the coding sequence GTGACCACGGCCGATCGTTTTGCGGATGTCTCTAAAGTCCCGACAGGCTTATTTTCCTACGGCGGCAGCACCACCTGGGCTCCGATTCGGGGATTCGCTGATCCAGCAATTCAATCTGCTTTATCCGGATTTCAGCTTCGATATGTCGATCCAGCCAGCGGTGCCCCAGGCTCGTCGGCAGGCATTCGCATGTTGTTAGACGGACAGCTTAGTTTTGCCCAATCATCCCGTCCCTTAACCGATGAGGAGTACCAACGGGCAACCCAACGGGGGGGTCGCTGCAGCAAATTGCCGTCGCCCTAG